One region of Sphingomonas adhaesiva genomic DNA includes:
- the kdpB gene encoding potassium-transporting ATPase subunit KdpB: protein MAKAQSKSLFTADLVVPAIKASFLKLDPRELVRNPVMFVTAAVAALMTILLVIGHDDLTFAFKAQLAVWLWLTVLFGTFAEALAEGRGKAQAASLRATKAELVARRLKGDGRHYDDVPASQLKVGDIVLVETNDLIPSDGEVVSGVASVNEAAITGESAPVIREAGGDRSAVTAGTRVISDEIRVRVTVEPGKGFLDRMIALVEGAERQKTPNEVALTILLVGLTIIFLIAVGTIPGFASYAGGGIPVAILAALLITLIPTTIAALLSAIGIAGMDRLVRFNVLAKSGRAVEAAGDVDVLLLDKTGTITIGDRQASEFRSVGGTSDAELAEAALLASLADETPEGRSIVVLARDRFDLQRPMPQGAEVIPFTAQTRVSGVRFGDTLIQKGAVDSILRANEGSGATAAATELRRITDEIARAGGTPLAVAKDGRLLGAIFLKDVVKAGIRERFGELRTMGIRTVMITGDNPLTAAAIAAEAGVDDFLAQATPEDKLALIRKEQQGGKLVAMCGDGTNDAPALAQADVGVAMNTGTQAAREAGNMVDLDSDPTKLIEVVGLGKQLLMTRGALTTFSVANDVAKYFAIIPAMFVALYPGLGVLNVMGLATPQSAILSAIIFNAIIIPLLVPLALRGVAYKPMAAGPLLARNLAVYGLGGLFAPFVGIKIIDLVVGGLGLA, encoded by the coding sequence ATGGCAAAAGCCCAATCCAAGAGCCTGTTCACCGCCGACCTGGTCGTGCCGGCGATCAAGGCATCGTTCCTGAAGCTCGATCCACGCGAGCTGGTCCGCAATCCGGTCATGTTCGTGACCGCGGCGGTCGCGGCGCTGATGACGATCCTGCTGGTCATCGGTCATGACGACCTGACCTTCGCCTTCAAGGCGCAGCTGGCGGTCTGGCTGTGGCTGACGGTGCTGTTCGGCACCTTCGCCGAGGCGCTCGCCGAAGGGCGCGGCAAGGCGCAGGCGGCGTCGCTGCGCGCGACCAAGGCCGAACTCGTCGCCAGGCGGCTGAAGGGTGACGGGCGGCACTATGACGACGTGCCCGCCAGCCAGCTGAAGGTCGGCGACATCGTGCTGGTCGAGACGAACGACCTGATCCCCTCCGACGGCGAGGTCGTCTCGGGTGTCGCAAGCGTCAACGAGGCCGCGATCACCGGCGAAAGCGCGCCGGTGATCCGCGAGGCGGGCGGCGACCGTTCCGCCGTCACCGCGGGCACGCGCGTCATCTCCGACGAGATCCGCGTGCGAGTGACGGTCGAGCCGGGCAAGGGCTTCCTCGACCGCATGATCGCGTTGGTCGAGGGCGCCGAGCGGCAGAAGACCCCCAATGAGGTCGCGCTGACGATCCTGCTCGTCGGGCTGACGATCATCTTCCTGATCGCGGTCGGCACGATCCCGGGGTTTGCGAGCTATGCCGGCGGCGGCATCCCGGTCGCGATCCTGGCCGCGCTGCTCATCACGCTGATCCCGACGACGATCGCCGCCCTGCTGTCGGCGATCGGCATCGCGGGCATGGACCGTCTCGTCCGCTTCAACGTGCTGGCCAAGTCGGGCCGTGCGGTCGAGGCGGCGGGGGACGTCGACGTGCTGCTGCTCGACAAGACCGGGACGATCACGATCGGCGACCGGCAGGCGAGCGAGTTCCGCAGCGTCGGGGGCACCAGCGACGCCGAGCTGGCCGAGGCGGCATTGCTCGCCAGCCTGGCCGACGAAACGCCCGAAGGCCGCTCGATCGTCGTGCTCGCCCGCGACAGGTTCGATCTGCAGCGGCCGATGCCGCAGGGGGCGGAGGTCATCCCGTTCACCGCGCAGACCCGCGTGTCCGGCGTCCGCTTCGGCGACACGCTGATCCAGAAGGGCGCGGTCGATTCGATCCTGCGCGCCAACGAAGGGTCGGGTGCGACCGCCGCGGCGACCGAGTTGCGCCGCATCACCGACGAGATCGCGCGCGCCGGGGGCACCCCGCTCGCGGTCGCCAAGGACGGCCGGCTGCTCGGCGCGATCTTCCTGAAGGACGTGGTCAAGGCGGGCATCCGCGAGCGCTTCGGCGAACTGCGCACGATGGGCATCCGCACGGTGATGATTACCGGCGACAACCCTTTGACCGCCGCCGCGATCGCCGCCGAGGCGGGGGTCGACGACTTCCTCGCGCAGGCGACGCCGGAGGACAAGCTGGCGCTGATCCGCAAGGAACAGCAGGGCGGCAAGCTCGTCGCGATGTGCGGCGACGGCACCAACGACGCCCCCGCGCTGGCGCAGGCCGACGTCGGCGTGGCGATGAACACCGGCACGCAGGCCGCGCGCGAGGCGGGGAACATGGTCGACCTGGACAGCGATCCGACCAAGCTGATCGAGGTCGTCGGCCTCGGCAAGCAGTTGCTGATGACCCGCGGCGCATTGACGACCTTCTCGGTCGCGAACGACGTGGCGAAATATTTCGCGATCATCCCGGCGATGTTCGTCGCGCTCTATCCGGGGCTCGGCGTGCTCAACGTCATGGGGCTGGCGACGCCGCAATCGGCGATCCTCAGCGCGATCATCTTCAACGCGATCATCATTCCGCTACTGGTGCCGCTGGCGCTCAGGGGCGTGGCCTACAAGCCGATGGCGGCCGGGCCGCTGCTCGCGCGCAACCTCGCCGTCTATGGCCTCGGCGGCCTCTTCGCCCCGTTCGTCGGCATCAAGATCATCGACCTGGTGGTCGGTGGCCTCGGCCTCGCGTAA